In the Chroococcidiopsis sp. SAG 2025 genome, one interval contains:
- the devC gene encoding ABC transporter permease DevC, producing MKLSLLKSLRKRLPVEIETPLAWAQLSHQKVRLAVATTGICFANILMFTQLGLLAMLTDGTTKLHQSLAGELVLVSASSPSLLFRINFPQAYLYQAAAVEGVTAVAPVYISRANWVDPQQLTAGQDSSNSQKQPRAFGNEVRVIAINPAQPTLNLPEVNRQSFKLNAPDAVLFDRLSQSSLGDISAMLRDRPEVVTLMENHRTYVTGLFSMGSTINDKGNVIISDWTYAQRFGEESMEKVRIGVVSLSPGADIATVQARLRDRLPKDVGVYTKAELIERERQFHEAQPEGIILKFGTVVGFVVGVIILYQVLYSDVSDHLSEYATLKAMGYSDRSLLMVVLGEAIVLGVMGFVPGFIASIGLYELLVTLTRIPLVMKASVAIQVFILTIIMCAISGAIASSKLRSADPADVF from the coding sequence ATGAAACTTTCCTTGCTCAAATCCTTACGTAAGCGTCTTCCGGTGGAGATAGAGACTCCGTTGGCTTGGGCGCAGTTATCTCATCAAAAAGTTCGCCTTGCTGTGGCAACGACGGGAATTTGCTTTGCCAACATTTTGATGTTTACTCAGTTGGGATTGCTGGCGATGCTGACAGATGGGACGACTAAACTACATCAAAGCCTAGCAGGGGAATTGGTGTTGGTTTCTGCATCTAGTCCTAGTTTGCTATTTAGAATTAATTTTCCCCAGGCTTACCTTTACCAGGCTGCGGCGGTTGAAGGTGTTACTGCTGTGGCTCCGGTGTATATTAGCAGAGCAAATTGGGTAGATCCACAGCAACTGACTGCTGGGCAAGATAGCTCTAACAGCCAAAAACAACCGCGTGCTTTTGGCAACGAAGTGAGAGTGATTGCAATCAATCCTGCCCAACCTACACTCAACCTACCAGAGGTGAATCGGCAGAGTTTCAAATTAAACGCACCAGATGCGGTATTGTTTGATCGCCTGTCTCAGTCATCTTTAGGCGATATCTCCGCCATGTTGCGCGATCGCCCGGAAGTTGTAACCCTCATGGAAAATCACCGCACTTACGTTACGGGACTTTTCAGTATGGGTAGTACCATCAACGATAAGGGTAATGTCATCATTAGCGATTGGACTTACGCTCAGCGGTTTGGCGAGGAGAGCATGGAAAAAGTGAGGATTGGGGTCGTAAGTTTGTCCCCAGGAGCCGATATTGCTACAGTACAGGCTAGATTGCGCGATCGCCTGCCCAAGGATGTTGGAGTTTACACCAAAGCAGAATTAATCGAGCGCGAACGACAGTTTCATGAGGCGCAGCCAGAAGGCATTATTCTCAAGTTTGGTACGGTTGTGGGTTTTGTCGTTGGGGTAATTATTCTCTATCAAGTGCTTTACTCTGATGTCAGCGACCACCTTTCGGAGTATGCCACCCTCAAAGCAATGGGTTATAGCGATCGCTCGTTACTTATGGTTGTTCTAGGTGAAGCAATCGTTCTCGGTGTCATGGGCTTCGTTCCTGGTTTTATTGCCTCAATCGGACTGTATGAATTGCTCGTGACATTGACTAGAATTCCCTTAGTGATGAAAGCTAGCGTTGCCATTCAAGTATTTATTCTTACCATAATCATGTGTGCCATTTCCGGCGCGATCGCCTCCAGCAAACTCCGCTCTGCCGATCCAGCCGACGTGTTTTGA
- a CDS encoding ATP-binding cassette domain-containing protein — MEPTVAVSSLNHAFGQGTLRKPVLTEINLKIYPGEIIILAGPSGSGKTTLLSLIGGLRSVQAGSLKVLGKELQGIGKHQLTKVRNQIGFIFQHNNLLKCLSAAGNVRMSLKLHPEIPKREYRQRITAILESVGLDDKIDSYPAFLSGGQQQRVAIARALVAQPKLVLADEPTAALDSKTGRDVVDAIQRLAKETNCSVLLVTHDNRILDIADRIIQIEDGRIK, encoded by the coding sequence ATGGAACCTACTGTTGCTGTCTCTAGTCTTAACCATGCCTTCGGACAAGGGACGCTACGCAAGCCCGTACTGACAGAGATAAATCTAAAAATCTATCCAGGGGAAATTATTATTCTGGCGGGACCATCTGGTAGCGGTAAGACAACACTATTATCGCTTATTGGCGGATTGCGCTCGGTACAAGCAGGAAGTTTGAAAGTGCTGGGAAAAGAACTACAAGGAATTGGTAAACATCAGCTGACTAAGGTACGTAACCAAATTGGCTTTATCTTCCAACACAACAACCTATTGAAATGTCTTTCTGCTGCTGGTAATGTCCGTATGTCTTTGAAGCTACACCCAGAAATTCCCAAACGGGAGTATCGACAACGAATTACAGCAATTCTAGAATCTGTCGGACTGGACGATAAAATCGATTCCTACCCAGCTTTTCTTTCTGGCGGACAACAGCAACGAGTGGCGATCGCTCGTGCTTTGGTGGCTCAACCGAAATTAGTATTAGCCGACGAACCAACCGCAGCTCTGGACAGCAAGACTGGACGAGATGTCGTTGATGCGATCCAGCGTCTTGCCAAAGAAACAAATTGCTCTGTTTTGCTCGTCACCCACGACAATCGAATCTTGGATATTGCCGATCGCATTATCCAGATCGAGGATGGGAGAATCAAGTGA
- a CDS encoding glycosyltransferase, whose protein sequence is MKILFLDQSGKPGGAELCLLDIAKPYRDRCLVGLFADGGFKDLLQQHEIPVQVLTGRSLQVSKDSGLLQGASSLGQLLPLITRVAKIAREYDIIYANTQKALVVGAIASLLSRRPLVYHLHDILSTEHFSRTNLRLAVTLANRASLVIANSQASQKAFLAAGGNPKLVHVVYNGFAPQLYQQENSVAQTRQELGLEGKFVVGHFSRLAPWKGQHVLLEALTQCPPEVTAIFVGDALFGEQDYKQQLHQQVAELGLEPRVQFLGFRSDVVSLMAACDLVAHTSIAAEPFGRVIVEAMLCGRPVVATQAGGAVELVETGKTGWLVPLGDATRLAEVVNTCRQQPELAGAIAHQAQISASQRFELNEINRQIEQLLKSVNS, encoded by the coding sequence ATGAAAATTCTATTCCTAGATCAAAGTGGTAAGCCAGGAGGGGCAGAGCTTTGTCTGTTGGATATTGCTAAACCATATCGCGATCGCTGTTTAGTTGGTTTGTTCGCCGATGGTGGGTTTAAAGATTTACTCCAACAGCACGAAATTCCGGTGCAGGTGCTAACTGGGCGATCGCTACAAGTGAGTAAAGACAGTGGGTTGCTCCAAGGCGCGAGTAGCCTCGGTCAGTTGCTGCCTTTGATTACCCGCGTTGCCAAAATTGCTCGCGAATATGACATCATCTATGCCAATACGCAAAAAGCACTGGTAGTAGGAGCGATCGCATCCCTCCTCAGTCGCCGCCCTTTGGTCTATCATCTACATGACATTCTCTCAACCGAGCATTTTAGCCGCACCAACTTGCGTTTAGCTGTAACTTTGGCAAATCGTGCCTCGTTAGTCATTGCTAACTCTCAAGCTAGTCAAAAAGCTTTCCTCGCCGCAGGGGGAAATCCCAAACTCGTTCATGTTGTCTACAACGGATTTGCCCCCCAGTTGTATCAACAGGAAAATTCTGTAGCTCAGACAAGGCAGGAATTGGGACTAGAAGGCAAATTTGTTGTCGGACATTTCAGCCGACTTGCACCGTGGAAAGGACAGCACGTGCTTCTAGAAGCGCTAACGCAGTGTCCGCCAGAAGTGACAGCAATATTTGTTGGAGATGCTTTATTTGGCGAACAGGACTACAAGCAACAATTACATCAGCAAGTTGCGGAGCTAGGATTAGAACCAAGAGTCCAATTCTTAGGCTTTCGTAGCGATGTGGTGTCATTAATGGCAGCCTGTGATTTAGTTGCCCATACATCCATTGCTGCCGAACCCTTCGGGCGCGTTATTGTCGAAGCCATGCTTTGCGGTCGTCCAGTGGTAGCAACCCAAGCAGGGGGCGCAGTAGAACTCGTAGAAACGGGAAAAACGGGTTGGCTCGTACCACTAGGAGATGCAACACGGTTAGCAGAAGTAGTTAATACTTGTCGGCAGCAACCTGAATTAGCTGGTGCGATCGCCCATCAAGCCCAAATTTCAGCCAGTCAACGGTTTGAATTGAATGAGATAAATCGGCAGATCGAGCAGCTTTTGAAGTCAGTTAACAGTTAA
- a CDS encoding polysaccharide biosynthesis tyrosine autokinase, which yields MVRVNESHMPMTVEESDGGYGQLLAVLMRRRYWLLGVMGAVLTIATVFTLISKPTYQSEMQLLIEPNYQGKKDGTTPRQGEQYADSGVTIDDYATQINVMRSSLLIQRAVDILRSEYPTLTVAEVKKNLVLKQVVEEKANTKIVEATYTANDPIKAQKVLKAVHTVYQIYNREQQEQRLKKGLKFINEQIPAVTKTVDQAENKLEEFRKNNNLIDPEQQAATVNNSLNAIAQEREVIRAQYNDLQARYGQLQQQLARSPQQALVASRLSQSSRYQTLLNELQRTELALSQRRVVFTDEDPNVKKLLEQRQNLLSMMKQEGGRVLGEGQASQAAAAASNGGDGILQQGQLGALDLNLAGQLIEVQTNMNAMRARDNSLAQTQQKLRSDLKRFPVLLAEYNRLVPFVQINRDKLQQLLRAQQELSLEIARGGFDWQALEEPRLGLKVGPNLKLNLLLGLVAGLMLGSLAAFLRDAVDDSVHSSEDLERQFELPLLGMTPELPRGRVAQPEVSLPFGKPLHLSPWTVQVRNWPPSWESLDLIYRNLQLMNEMAAFKSLVVTSAVAGEGKSTLALGLALSAARLHQRVLLIDTDLRRPSLHQILNLPNDYGLSTLLSSDATLPTHNAIQSSGSYIDILTAGPQPEDPANLLSSQRMRELMAGFEQNYDLILLDAPPLLGMVDAMIAASCCTGVVLVSRVGMVKKTELVQANAMLRKLNVIGVVANGVSNVSYGYGAYSREQGVELKKVWGS from the coding sequence ATGGTAAGAGTAAATGAAAGTCATATGCCCATGACCGTCGAAGAATCAGACGGTGGTTACGGGCAGTTGTTAGCAGTTTTGATGCGCCGTCGCTACTGGCTGCTGGGGGTTATGGGAGCGGTGTTGACGATTGCCACTGTGTTTACCTTAATCTCCAAGCCTACATATCAGAGCGAGATGCAGTTGCTGATCGAGCCGAATTATCAGGGGAAGAAAGATGGCACGACCCCGCGACAAGGCGAGCAGTATGCTGATTCTGGAGTCACGATTGACGACTATGCCACGCAAATTAACGTCATGCGTAGTTCGCTGCTGATTCAAAGGGCAGTCGATATTCTCCGCTCCGAATATCCTACGCTTACAGTAGCGGAGGTGAAGAAAAACTTAGTACTAAAACAAGTTGTTGAAGAAAAAGCCAATACCAAGATCGTCGAGGCGACTTATACAGCAAACGATCCGATTAAAGCGCAAAAAGTCCTGAAAGCCGTCCACACAGTTTATCAAATTTATAATCGCGAACAACAAGAGCAGAGATTGAAAAAGGGTTTGAAGTTTATTAACGAACAAATCCCTGCTGTGACGAAAACAGTCGATCAAGCGGAAAACAAGTTAGAAGAGTTTCGCAAAAACAATAACCTGATCGATCCAGAACAACAAGCGGCAACGGTCAACAACTCGTTAAACGCGATCGCGCAGGAGCGGGAAGTCATTCGCGCTCAGTATAATGACTTGCAGGCACGCTACGGTCAACTGCAACAGCAACTCGCTCGTTCTCCGCAACAAGCGCTAGTTGCTTCCCGCTTGAGCCAATCATCTCGCTATCAAACGCTACTCAACGAGTTGCAGAGAACGGAACTTGCCCTATCGCAGCGGCGAGTTGTCTTCACAGATGAAGACCCCAACGTGAAAAAATTACTCGAACAACGGCAAAACCTGCTGAGCATGATGAAGCAGGAAGGCGGACGAGTTCTAGGTGAGGGACAAGCATCCCAAGCAGCCGCTGCTGCTAGCAATGGGGGAGATGGTATTCTCCAGCAAGGACAACTAGGAGCGCTCGACCTCAATCTTGCAGGTCAATTGATCGAAGTACAGACAAATATGAACGCGATGCGGGCGCGGGATAACAGTCTAGCGCAAACGCAACAGAAACTACGTAGCGATCTCAAGCGCTTCCCAGTACTATTGGCAGAATACAACCGTCTAGTTCCCTTCGTCCAAATTAACCGCGATAAACTCCAGCAGCTATTGAGAGCGCAGCAAGAATTAAGTTTAGAAATTGCTAGAGGTGGATTTGACTGGCAAGCTTTGGAAGAACCACGTCTAGGATTGAAAGTCGGTCCCAACTTGAAGTTGAACTTGTTGTTGGGTCTAGTTGCAGGGTTGATGCTGGGTAGCTTAGCCGCCTTTCTGCGCGATGCCGTCGATGATTCCGTCCACAGTTCCGAAGACTTGGAGAGACAGTTTGAGCTACCATTGTTGGGCATGACTCCAGAATTGCCCAGAGGCAGAGTCGCACAGCCAGAAGTCAGTTTACCCTTTGGCAAGCCGCTTCACCTGTCGCCCTGGACGGTACAAGTCCGAAATTGGCCCCCATCTTGGGAATCGCTGGATTTGATTTATCGCAATCTCCAGTTGATGAACGAAATGGCTGCATTCAAATCTTTGGTAGTGACTTCCGCCGTAGCAGGTGAGGGTAAATCTACTTTAGCCTTGGGTTTAGCTTTAAGTGCGGCGCGGCTGCACCAGCGGGTATTATTGATCGATACCGACTTGCGCCGTCCGAGTTTACATCAAATCCTGAATCTACCCAACGATTACGGACTGTCTACCCTGTTGAGTAGCGATGCTACGCTGCCGACGCATAATGCAATTCAGTCTTCTGGCTCCTACATAGACATTTTGACTGCTGGACCACAGCCAGAAGACCCAGCCAACCTACTCAGCTCGCAACGGATGCGAGAGTTGATGGCAGGATTCGAGCAAAATTACGATTTGATTTTACTCGACGCTCCACCTTTACTGGGTATGGTAGATGCCATGATTGCCGCTTCTTGCTGTACAGGTGTTGTGCTAGTTTCTCGCGTCGGTATGGTGAAGAAGACAGAATTAGTGCAAGCCAACGCCATGCTGAGAAAGCTTAACGTGATTGGAGTGGTGGCAAATGGTGTGAGTAACGTTTCTTACGGCTATGGAGCCTACTCTAGAGAACAAGGAGTTGAGCTGAAAAAAGTTTGGGGAAGTTAG
- a CDS encoding glycosyltransferase codes for MKIALVHDYLTQRGGAERVFELLCQRYPEADIFTSVYDPEQTVDLGNRIVHTTGLQKIPGAAKYFRMLAPFYFPAFRSLDLQDYDLIISSSSSFAKAVKKRKGAQHICFCHNVTRFLWDTKTYLREYGDYHYFYPLIELIFRKMREVDRVYAQEPDLYIANSSIVARRINQHYGKPALVINYPINSGNFAFSNDKENFYLASARLISYKRIDVIVEAFNWLGLPLFIIGDGPERQRLESKALKNVRFLGHVSDAERKYLMSKACSVVVAALEDYGLVPVEANASGTPVIAYGAGGVIDTQIPGHTGVFFYRQSPDAIQNALLAAKEIQWDYGKIRHHALSHFSEQAFFSKVERAIADTVSSIA; via the coding sequence ATGAAGATAGCCCTAGTTCACGATTATCTAACGCAAAGAGGTGGTGCAGAGCGAGTTTTTGAACTGCTTTGTCAACGCTATCCCGAAGCAGACATCTTTACTTCCGTATACGATCCCGAACAGACTGTCGATTTAGGTAACCGCATAGTTCACACTACAGGATTACAAAAAATTCCAGGCGCAGCGAAATATTTCAGAATGCTGGCTCCTTTCTATTTCCCTGCTTTTCGCTCTCTAGATTTACAGGATTACGATCTCATTATTAGTAGCAGCAGCAGCTTTGCCAAAGCTGTGAAAAAGAGAAAGGGAGCGCAACACATCTGCTTTTGCCATAACGTGACTCGGTTTTTGTGGGATACAAAAACTTACTTGAGAGAGTATGGAGACTATCATTATTTCTACCCATTAATTGAATTGATCTTTCGTAAAATGCGAGAGGTTGACCGAGTTTATGCTCAAGAACCAGACCTTTATATTGCTAACTCTAGTATCGTAGCTCGACGAATTAACCAGCACTACGGCAAACCAGCGCTGGTGATTAACTATCCAATTAATAGCGGTAATTTTGCTTTTTCTAACGACAAGGAAAATTTTTATTTAGCTTCAGCTCGTCTGATCAGTTACAAACGAATTGACGTAATTGTTGAAGCCTTCAATTGGCTAGGGTTACCCCTATTCATCATCGGCGACGGACCGGAACGCCAACGGCTAGAGTCAAAGGCGCTGAAGAACGTCAGATTTTTAGGACACGTCAGCGATGCCGAACGAAAATATTTGATGTCAAAAGCTTGCTCTGTAGTTGTCGCGGCTTTAGAAGATTATGGACTAGTACCAGTAGAAGCAAATGCCAGCGGTACGCCCGTAATTGCCTATGGCGCGGGAGGAGTCATAGACACTCAAATTCCAGGGCATACAGGAGTATTCTTTTACAGACAATCGCCAGATGCAATCCAAAATGCTTTGCTTGCTGCCAAAGAAATTCAGTGGGATTACGGCAAGATTCGCCATCACGCCCTGAGTCATTTTTCAGAACAAGCGTTTTTTAGCAAAGTTGAACGGGCGATCGCCGATACGGTGAGTAGCATTGCATAA
- a CDS encoding DUF1824 family protein, whose amino-acid sequence MSQPLSDRFAIATAQKLLETFSCLEVKPVESAAEAAQLQQALVLLSTQADFVNFGICADTPEQGLAALASYAKALGYSVAIAPTDLAAAIAPVYIKFNGQRQTYYLDSYTGTYRGVLVSYHSLVEESVNGTYGYLPLDLFQ is encoded by the coding sequence ATGTCTCAGCCACTTTCGGATCGTTTCGCGATCGCCACAGCGCAAAAATTACTGGAAACTTTTAGTTGTTTGGAAGTTAAACCTGTAGAATCGGCAGCAGAAGCCGCCCAGTTGCAACAAGCATTAGTACTACTAAGCACGCAAGCAGATTTCGTCAACTTCGGAATTTGTGCCGACACGCCAGAGCAGGGGCTAGCAGCATTAGCATCTTATGCCAAAGCTCTAGGATATTCAGTTGCGATCGCTCCTACCGATTTAGCTGCGGCGATCGCTCCGGTATATATTAAATTCAACGGTCAAAGACAGACGTACTACCTCGACTCCTACACGGGTACGTATCGCGGCGTGCTGGTATCCTATCATTCATTGGTAGAGGAATCAGTCAACGGTACTTACGGTTATTTGCCGTTGGATTTGTTTCAGTAA
- a CDS encoding pseudouridine synthase has product MDKYRYILFNKPYGVLSQFSDGDREGAKERRTLKDYIPIPKVYPVGRLDWDSEGLMLLTDRGQLQHRLADPKFGHSRTYWAQVERIPNASAIQQLEQGVIIENYRTRPAKVKLLEPEPTLPPRDPPIRDRKNVPTAWLELVLTEGKNRQVRRMTAKVGFPTLRLVRVAIAHLHIGDLSPGQWRDLTAPELKLLLKDLGIRG; this is encoded by the coding sequence ATGGATAAATACCGTTACATTCTTTTTAATAAACCCTACGGGGTGTTGAGCCAGTTTAGCGATGGCGATCGCGAAGGTGCAAAAGAGCGGCGCACGCTCAAAGATTACATTCCCATTCCCAAGGTTTATCCCGTCGGTCGCTTAGACTGGGATAGCGAGGGATTGATGCTACTAACCGATCGCGGACAACTTCAACATCGACTTGCCGATCCTAAATTTGGACATAGCCGCACTTATTGGGCGCAAGTAGAACGAATTCCAAATGCATCAGCGATTCAGCAGTTAGAACAAGGAGTGATAATTGAAAATTATCGAACTCGACCAGCCAAAGTTAAACTGCTAGAACCCGAACCAACCTTACCACCACGAGATCCGCCAATTCGCGATCGCAAAAATGTGCCTACAGCATGGTTAGAACTAGTCCTGACAGAAGGGAAAAACCGTCAGGTAAGGCGGATGACGGCTAAAGTAGGATTTCCCACCTTACGCTTAGTCCGAGTAGCGATCGCTCACCTACACATAGGCGATTTGTCCCCCGGTCAATGGCGTGACTTAACCGCCCCAGAGCTAAAATTACTTTTAAAGGATTTAGGAATTAGGGGATAG
- a CDS encoding serine/threonine phosphatase, whose protein sequence is MLICPQCQSENANTNKFCQGCGTPLTFKFCPDCGTQVALNAKLCHNCGAQTGTVWWAIVMGVVEPQEGSPVSNSGVVEVLDVAGEPKIVESLPSSISQQKSEGTAPPAPLALSLTTHHSPLTTSALPAGAYLDLQQRYQLLDPLEMPLNPSDRIEAQVRVLDCQPFQLSPLEAGANVMVAQSIPAIAKTYVALNSKFGEKSSQKLPKIHDAWQQGNQQVILIADRSDWQDLMQMWHERSTTPMQIMQWFEDMVRLWHELEPWHCCQSLLELSNLRVDATGNFGLQRLYPDPNQGNLSLQDLGQIWQQLFQESQRTKFGSLVELLLDLTAGDIQTTDELQSRLQATSSELQLEAIDAPYSPSVLNTQEAAADRGKVGVTLNNSAAPTVIQMNESQENFMKSEELPTLVLPMHLVSIEDAGNTDVGRQRHHNEDCFGIITKVDKYVFPSDRTIEAQGIYILCDGMGGHAGGEVASALAVKKLQEYFHANWQPYQSLPNEASIREAIRIANQGIFDLNQQDARSGVGRMGTTLVLVLVRNNQMTVAHVGDSRLYSFSRKRGLEQVTLDHEVGQREILRGVEPAIAYARPDAYQLTQALGPRDENYVNPDVSFVELNEDTLLILVSDGVSDNGLLEQHWETHIEPLLNTGASLERGVSELIELANQYNGHDNITVVLVRLKVRPKLEH, encoded by the coding sequence ATGCTGATTTGCCCCCAGTGTCAGAGCGAAAATGCCAATACCAACAAGTTTTGTCAAGGTTGTGGAACTCCCCTAACCTTCAAGTTTTGTCCTGATTGCGGAACTCAGGTGGCTTTAAACGCAAAACTGTGCCATAACTGCGGCGCTCAAACGGGGACAGTGTGGTGGGCGATCGTGATGGGAGTTGTAGAGCCGCAGGAAGGCTCGCCTGTTAGCAACTCAGGAGTCGTAGAAGTGCTGGACGTAGCAGGAGAACCAAAAATTGTAGAATCGCTCCCCAGCAGTATATCTCAGCAGAAGTCAGAGGGAACTGCTCCACCTGCTCCCTTGGCTCTCTCTCTTACCACTCACCACTCACCACTCACCACTTCTGCTTTACCAGCAGGAGCTTATTTAGATCTACAGCAGCGCTATCAGTTGCTCGATCCGTTGGAAATGCCTTTGAATCCAAGCGATCGCATAGAGGCGCAAGTGAGAGTCCTTGACTGCCAGCCATTTCAACTATCGCCCCTAGAAGCAGGCGCAAATGTGATGGTGGCACAATCAATTCCCGCGATCGCCAAAACCTATGTTGCCCTCAACTCCAAATTTGGTGAAAAATCTAGTCAAAAGCTACCTAAAATTCACGATGCTTGGCAGCAGGGAAACCAGCAAGTGATCCTGATTGCCGATCGCTCCGATTGGCAAGATCTGATGCAGATGTGGCACGAACGCAGCACAACTCCAATGCAGATTATGCAGTGGTTTGAGGATATGGTACGGCTGTGGCACGAACTGGAGCCTTGGCATTGTTGCCAAAGTTTATTGGAGCTATCTAATTTGCGCGTGGATGCGACTGGGAATTTTGGATTGCAACGCTTATATCCCGATCCAAATCAAGGAAATTTAAGCTTGCAAGATTTGGGGCAGATTTGGCAGCAGTTATTTCAAGAGTCTCAACGCACTAAATTTGGTTCCTTGGTGGAGTTGCTGTTGGATTTAACTGCGGGCGACATCCAGACAACAGATGAGCTACAATCGCGCCTGCAAGCTACGAGTAGTGAATTACAATTAGAGGCGATCGACGCACCTTATTCTCCTTCAGTATTGAATACACAGGAGGCAGCTGCCGATCGAGGAAAAGTTGGAGTAACTTTAAATAACTCTGCTGCACCAACTGTTATTCAGATGAACGAATCTCAAGAGAATTTTATGAAAAGCGAGGAGTTACCGACTCTAGTGCTGCCAATGCATTTGGTTAGCATTGAGGATGCGGGTAACACTGATGTCGGTCGTCAAAGGCATCATAACGAGGATTGTTTTGGTATCATCACCAAAGTCGATAAATACGTGTTTCCTAGCGATCGCACGATTGAGGCACAAGGTATTTATATTCTTTGTGATGGCATGGGCGGACACGCTGGTGGTGAGGTAGCTAGTGCGTTAGCAGTGAAGAAGCTACAAGAATACTTTCACGCCAATTGGCAACCGTACCAATCTTTACCCAATGAAGCTTCCATCCGCGAGGCAATCCGCATTGCCAATCAAGGAATTTTTGACCTCAACCAGCAGGATGCCCGTTCGGGTGTCGGACGGATGGGAACGACTTTGGTACTCGTTCTCGTCCGCAACAATCAAATGACTGTAGCTCACGTTGGCGATAGCCGTCTCTATAGCTTCAGCCGCAAGCGCGGGTTAGAGCAAGTCACCTTGGATCACGAAGTGGGACAGCGAGAGATTCTGCGGGGCGTGGAACCAGCGATCGCTTATGCCCGTCCTGATGCCTACCAACTGACGCAAGCATTGGGTCCAAGGGACGAAAATTATGTCAATCCTGATGTCAGCTTTGTGGAATTAAATGAAGACACTCTGTTGATATTAGTATCGGATGGAGTTTCAGATAATGGGCTACTAGAGCAACATTGGGAAACCCACATCGAACCCCTACTTAACACGGGCGCTAGCTTAGAACGAGGTGTCAGCGAATTGATTGAATTAGCTAATCAGTACAACGGGCATGACAATATTACCGTTGTCTTAGTACGGTTGAAAGTGCGCCCGAAGTTGGAGCATTAA